In a genomic window of Sulfurimonas denitrificans DSM 1251:
- the rimI gene encoding ribosomal protein S18-alanine N-acetyltransferase, which yields MKIRKAELSDSSELFALEQKLFLSKNYPLSRGSFCYHIKNNMLFVAEIDNIIAGYILVLIKRKNAKLYSIGVKEEFRGRKIAQKLLEFSIKKLSSIGFDSLLLEVRVDNEVAINLYKKIGFSIKKNLNEFYLDGCDAYLMEL from the coding sequence ATGAAAATTCGCAAAGCAGAGCTTAGTGATTCTTCAGAGCTATTTGCTCTGGAGCAAAAACTCTTCTTAAGCAAAAACTATCCTCTCTCAAGAGGCTCATTTTGCTATCACATTAAAAACAACATGTTATTTGTAGCAGAGATTGATAATATCATAGCAGGCTATATATTAGTTTTGATAAAACGTAAAAATGCCAAACTCTACTCCATAGGAGTTAAAGAGGAGTTTCGCGGTAGAAAAATAGCTCAAAAACTCTTAGAATTTAGCATAAAAAAACTCTCAAGTATTGGCTTTGATTCTTTATTGCTTGAAGTAAGGGTAGATAATGAAGTAGCAATAAATCTATATAAAAAAATTGGTTTTAGTATAAAAAAAAATCTAAATGAATTTTATCTAGATGGTTGCGATGCTTATTTAATGGAGCTTTAG
- a CDS encoding DUF2156 domain-containing protein — protein MGSLTVNKQKLKRFTIYTKPIMESYLSKLSVDLSDYTFAANFIWLANSSGFYAIINKSFCLFVMTGGELTMLLPPLGKKKNITQAMIKCFEVMNANNSSPYYSRIDYVQGSMLDDFIQSADQANSMFEMLESYIVEKKLVDYVYEVDALIDLRGNSYHTKRTEINKFMKSYPDYVIEKLDSAKHKDEIMHLFNKWVSDRVKYMPKEEAEVFLEGIHQERHAIKQMIKNYDELMLLGLVIYINGELKGFTVGERISHDTATVIIEKTDFEILGCAQFIFREFSKMLKEHYEVAYINVGDDMGFENLRKVKMSYRPFKLVPKYTIYQK, from the coding sequence ATGGGAAGTTTAACAGTTAATAAGCAAAAATTAAAACGATTTACAATCTACACAAAGCCTATTATGGAGAGTTATCTCTCAAAGCTCAGCGTAGATTTAAGTGACTATACTTTTGCTGCAAATTTTATCTGGCTTGCTAACTCTAGCGGCTTTTATGCCATCATAAATAAATCTTTTTGCCTCTTTGTTATGACTGGCGGTGAGCTAACAATGCTCCTTCCTCCTTTGGGCAAGAAAAAAAATATCACTCAAGCAATGATAAAATGTTTTGAAGTGATGAATGCAAACAATTCATCTCCATACTACTCTCGAATAGACTATGTTCAAGGTTCAATGTTAGATGATTTTATTCAAAGTGCTGATCAAGCTAACAGTATGTTTGAGATGCTTGAGAGTTATATAGTAGAGAAAAAATTAGTGGATTATGTTTATGAAGTTGATGCTCTGATTGATTTAAGAGGAAATAGTTATCACACTAAGCGAACAGAGATAAATAAGTTTATGAAGTCTTATCCTGATTATGTCATAGAGAAACTAGATAGTGCTAAACACAAAGATGAGATTATGCACCTCTTTAACAAATGGGTATCAGATAGAGTAAAGTACATGCCAAAAGAGGAAGCGGAAGTTTTCTTAGAGGGGATTCACCAAGAGCGTCATGCTATAAAACAGATGATAAAAAACTACGATGAGCTTATGTTATTGGGGCTTGTAATCTACATAAATGGTGAATTAAAAGGCTTTACAGTTGGTGAGCGCATAAGTCATGATACTGCAACAGTTATAATCGAGAAAACGGACTTTGAAATTTTAGGCTGCGCACAATTTATCTTTAGAGAGTTTTCAAAAATGCTAAAAGAGCATTATGAAGTGGCTTATATAAATGTTGGTGATGATATGGGATTTGAAAATCTACGTAAGGTTAAAATGTCTTATCGCCCATTTAAGTTAGTACCAAAATATACAATATATCAAAAATGA
- a CDS encoding HIT family protein, which produces MKDILYAPWRDEYINDKEIKGCVFCHISQHAGEDEELHVLYRDESCFIVMNRYPYTPGHFMIIPHLHTDKLELLPSEAWLHVSDLAQKCVRLLKEGFGADGVNIGMNLGIAGGAGIAEHIHMHLVPRWSRDTNFMTSIAQNRVYSTDFIRVYKKIKDLIPSYIS; this is translated from the coding sequence ATGAAAGATATTTTATATGCACCGTGGCGAGATGAGTACATAAACGACAAAGAGATAAAAGGGTGCGTTTTTTGCCATATTAGCCAACATGCAGGTGAAGATGAGGAGCTACATGTACTCTATAGAGATGAGAGCTGTTTTATAGTTATGAATCGCTACCCATATACTCCTGGGCATTTTATGATTATCCCACATCTGCATACAGATAAACTTGAATTGTTGCCCAGTGAAGCATGGCTACATGTAAGTGATTTGGCTCAAAAGTGTGTTCGTCTTTTAAAAGAGGGATTTGGTGCCGATGGAGTAAATATTGGTATGAACCTAGGGATTGCAGGGGGTGCTGGGATTGCAGAGCATATACATATGCACTTAGTTCCACGTTGGAGCAGAGATACTAACTTTATGACTTCTATTGCCCAAAATAGAGTTTATTCAACAGATTTTATCAGAGTTTATAAAAAAATCAAGGATTTAATCCCAAGCTATATAAGCTAG
- a CDS encoding TRAP transporter large permease has protein sequence MMALLMFVVVLALLMVGIPVAFVFGTVSIFFAFFIPEIGLEIFSTLPFRIYGIMSNTTLIAVPLFIAMGLVLEKSLMAEKLLVAMSSAFRTLRGGLAVSVVLVGAMLAASTGVVSASVVMMSVIALPLMLRAGYDKSLASGTIAASGTLGQIIPPSIILIILGDVMSVSVGELFIGAVLPGLLLVLLYIIYILIFSYLKPEVAPVAKDVKEVTFKEIMTAVTPPMLLMVSVLGTIFAGIASPTESAAFGVIGAFLLSYFNKSLNYEMIKYASLESVKLSGMIFMILIGATAFSLVFNELGGSDLILEFFSQDIGDVWFFIAVAMLSIFILGFFIDFIEISFIIVPILLPVMNAFGIDPLWFAILIALNLQASFLTPPFGLSLFFLKGVAGDSIKTLEIYKGIIPFILLQLLALILVMIFPDLVFAFV, from the coding sequence ATGATGGCTCTTCTTATGTTTGTTGTTGTTTTAGCGCTTCTTATGGTTGGTATTCCAGTTGCGTTTGTATTTGGAACAGTGTCAATATTTTTCGCCTTTTTTATACCTGAGATTGGGCTGGAAATCTTCTCAACGCTCCCTTTTCGTATCTATGGAATTATGTCAAATACAACACTTATCGCTGTTCCTCTTTTTATCGCCATGGGTTTGGTTTTGGAGAAGTCACTTATGGCAGAAAAACTACTCGTTGCTATGAGCTCTGCGTTTCGTACTCTCCGTGGTGGTTTGGCTGTTAGTGTCGTGCTAGTTGGAGCAATGCTCGCTGCTTCAACAGGAGTTGTATCAGCTAGTGTTGTTATGATGAGTGTAATTGCGCTTCCTTTGATGCTTAGGGCAGGTTATGATAAAAGCTTAGCAAGTGGAACAATAGCTGCGAGTGGAACACTTGGACAGATAATACCTCCTTCAATTATTTTGATTATTTTAGGCGATGTTATGAGCGTTAGTGTTGGTGAACTCTTTATAGGCGCTGTTTTACCAGGTCTTTTATTGGTACTGCTTTACATAATTTATATCTTGATTTTCTCATATTTAAAACCAGAAGTTGCTCCTGTTGCAAAGGATGTAAAAGAGGTTACTTTTAAAGAGATAATGACAGCAGTAACTCCGCCTATGCTTTTGATGGTTTCTGTTTTGGGAACAATCTTTGCAGGGATAGCCTCTCCAACAGAATCAGCTGCTTTTGGGGTTATAGGTGCGTTTTTATTGTCATATTTCAACAAATCACTAAATTATGAGATGATAAAATACGCCTCTCTTGAGAGTGTAAAGCTTAGCGGTATGATTTTTATGATTTTGATAGGGGCAACAGCTTTTTCTCTGGTCTTTAATGAGCTTGGCGGAAGTGACTTGATACTAGAGTTTTTCTCTCAAGATATAGGGGATGTCTGGTTTTTTATTGCTGTTGCAATGCTTAGTATATTTATACTTGGTTTTTTTATAGATTTTATAGAGATAAGTTTTATCATAGTTCCGATTTTACTTCCAGTTATGAACGCTTTTGGGATAGACCCACTCTGGTTTGCTATACTCATAGCGTTAAATCTTCAAGCTTCATTTTTAACACCACCCTTTGGACTCTCTCTATTTTTTTTAAAAGGAGTAGCAGGAGATAGCATAAAAACACTCGAGATATATAAAGGCATCATCCCTTTTATACTTCTTCAGCTTTTAGCTCTTATTTTAGTTATGATATTTCCAGATTTAGTTTTTGCTTTTGTTTAA
- a CDS encoding TRAP transporter small permease subunit, with translation MIDKTIKYLGYFTAIVLAVLVLLVVYDAMARYLFSTGSVALQELEWHLFDIVILFAIAYTLREGAHVRVDIFYASFSQKTKLLINTISSLFFILPFSLLIIYIGIDFVSMSFIQNEASSNPGGLEHRFLVKSLMPLSFIFLLLQAIKDTKDDYMKWRAA, from the coding sequence TTGATAGACAAAACCATAAAATATTTAGGCTATTTTACAGCTATTGTATTGGCTGTTTTGGTTCTTCTTGTTGTTTATGATGCGATGGCTAGATATCTTTTTTCCACAGGTTCTGTCGCACTTCAAGAGCTTGAGTGGCATCTTTTTGATATTGTTATACTTTTTGCAATTGCATATACGCTTAGAGAAGGCGCACATGTAAGAGTCGATATATTTTATGCCTCTTTTAGCCAAAAAACAAAACTACTTATAAACACTATCTCCTCGCTCTTTTTTATACTCCCTTTTTCACTCTTAATTATTTACATCGGGATTGATTTTGTTTCGATGAGTTTTATCCAAAATGAGGCTTCTTCAAATCCAGGAGGGCTTGAGCATAGATTTTTAGTAAAATCACTTATGCCTCTCTCTTTTATTTTTTTACTTCTTCAGGCCATTAAAGATACTAAAGATGACTACATGAAATGGAGAGCCGCATGA
- a CDS encoding Mur ligase family protein — MQDYEILIAFVTNTLFVTVLGWYLITNLQWYDYKISRVVLKHHKPQWHIIYFFIPFIAYYTTGKFFIIFFFFAILPAIFLWHKKLDKKLILTWRVKRFLILLISLTLFQNILCMLKEACEVFGVFMPLLVAYAGSFAVEKFLFESFKKEAKKKLQSMEKLQIVAITGSYGKTSIKNFLYEILSKKYRVYATPRSVNTLGGIIKDINESLPNESEIYICEAGARESGDIYEITTFLEPQNVVVGKVGLAHIEYFKTLQNIISTKLEIMKSPRLQRAFIHTSVTDEPHEKVTFFGNEIQNIDAKLDGTDFEIHLDNEILSLHTNVLGSFQTMNIAVAIRIAKTFGMSNDEIIEAVRGLKPVEHRLQMIKAGGKLILDDGYNGNIDGMLEAVRLCSLHEGRKVIVTPGLVESSNELNLKLIEAINSVFDIVIVTGSLNAELFSKNLNVKNKIMLHDKTKIESLLSSQTRAGDIILFANDAPNFI; from the coding sequence ATGCAAGACTATGAAATTTTAATAGCATTTGTAACAAACACGCTTTTTGTAACCGTTTTAGGATGGTACCTCATTACAAACCTTCAGTGGTATGATTACAAAATCTCTCGTGTAGTCTTAAAACACCATAAGCCACAGTGGCATATTATCTACTTTTTTATTCCATTTATAGCTTACTATACAACTGGGAAATTTTTTATAATATTTTTCTTTTTTGCTATATTACCTGCGATTTTTTTGTGGCATAAAAAACTAGATAAAAAACTTATTCTTACATGGAGGGTGAAGAGATTTTTGATACTTCTTATCTCTTTGACTCTTTTTCAAAACATACTCTGTATGCTCAAAGAAGCATGTGAGGTTTTTGGAGTCTTTATGCCGCTTTTAGTGGCTTATGCTGGGAGTTTTGCTGTAGAGAAGTTCTTATTTGAATCTTTTAAAAAAGAGGCAAAGAAAAAACTACAAAGTATGGAAAAACTTCAAATTGTTGCTATTACTGGAAGTTATGGAAAAACAAGTATTAAAAACTTTTTATATGAGATTCTTAGTAAAAAATATAGAGTCTATGCAACTCCAAGAAGTGTAAATACATTAGGCGGAATAATCAAAGATATAAATGAGTCTTTGCCCAATGAGAGTGAAATCTATATCTGCGAAGCAGGAGCGAGAGAGAGTGGAGATATCTATGAGATTACAACTTTTCTAGAGCCTCAAAATGTTGTTGTTGGAAAAGTAGGGCTAGCTCATATTGAGTACTTTAAAACTCTGCAAAATATTATCTCTACAAAATTAGAGATTATGAAATCTCCAAGACTACAGCGTGCATTTATCCATACTTCAGTGACTGATGAACCTCATGAGAAGGTGACTTTTTTTGGTAATGAGATACAAAACATAGATGCAAAACTAGATGGAACTGATTTTGAAATCCATCTTGATAATGAAATTTTATCACTCCATACCAATGTTTTAGGCTCATTTCAAACAATGAACATAGCAGTTGCTATTAGAATCGCTAAAACTTTTGGGATGAGCAATGATGAGATAATAGAAGCGGTTAGAGGTTTAAAACCAGTTGAACATAGACTCCAGATGATAAAAGCTGGTGGAAAACTAATCCTAGATGATGGATATAACGGAAATATAGACGGAATGCTAGAAGCTGTAAGACTCTGCTCTTTACATGAGGGAAGAAAAGTTATAGTAACTCCAGGGCTTGTTGAGAGCAGCAATGAGTTAAATCTAAAACTTATTGAAGCGATAAATAGCGTCTTTGATATAGTTATAGTTACAGGTAGCCTAAATGCTGAACTCTTTAGTAAAAATTTAAATGTAAAAAATAAAATAATGCTTCATGATAAGACAAAAATAGAGTCTCTTTTATCATCACAAACAAGAGCAGGAGATATCATTTTGTTTGCAAATGATGCACCTAACTTTATATAG
- a CDS encoding alpha/beta fold hydrolase: protein MALKSIQFNQHTLEISYEIINPEASVDMIVLHGWGSNKALMKQAFAPYLDAFRHIYIDLPGFGGSTCNLALETKDYARIVELLLIHLNGSKDIVVGHSFGGKVALLLEPSVLVLLSSAGIYRQKSLKVRAKIVLFKFLKLFGLSKFREFFVAEDAKKLSEPMYQTFKNVVDEDFSKEFASYSGKALLCWGRDDTATPLSSAKMIQKLIKDSTLNVYDGDHYFFLHHAKDVSQNIENRFLKTLEHK, encoded by the coding sequence ATGGCCCTAAAGTCAATACAGTTCAATCAACACACCCTAGAGATAAGTTATGAGATAATAAATCCAGAGGCAAGTGTTGATATGATAGTTTTGCATGGTTGGGGAAGCAATAAAGCTCTTATGAAACAGGCTTTTGCTCCATATTTAGATGCCTTTAGACACATATATATAGATTTGCCAGGATTTGGAGGCTCTACATGTAACCTTGCATTAGAGACGAAAGATTATGCAAGAATAGTAGAGCTGTTATTGATTCATCTAAATGGTTCAAAAGATATAGTCGTAGGTCACTCATTTGGCGGAAAAGTGGCACTTCTGCTTGAGCCATCAGTTTTAGTTTTACTCTCAAGCGCTGGAATTTATAGACAAAAATCTCTAAAAGTAAGAGCAAAAATAGTACTCTTTAAATTTTTAAAACTATTTGGATTAAGCAAATTTAGAGAGTTTTTTGTAGCAGAGGATGCCAAAAAACTAAGTGAGCCTATGTATCAAACTTTTAAAAATGTCGTAGATGAGGACTTTTCAAAAGAGTTTGCCTCTTATAGCGGTAAAGCTCTTTTGTGCTGGGGAAGAGATGACACTGCAACACCGCTCTCTAGTGCAAAAATGATACAAAAACTCATAAAAGATTCAACGCTTAATGTTTATGATGGAGACCACTACTTCTTTTTACATCATGCAAAAGATGTATCACAAAATATAGAAAACAGATTTTTAAAAACATTGGAACATAAATAA